A stretch of the bacterium genome encodes the following:
- a CDS encoding riboflavin synthase translates to MFTGLIREIGTLGGTSPAGGAVRLDITAPLTAERLAVGDSVAVDGICLTVTRVRGRSFSVAAVGETRRLTTLGTWRRGRRLHLEPALRVGDALDGHLMQGHVDGVGRVTGLRRSGGGLAVTVAADAAQRRFLTPKGSVGVDGVSLTVDEGPFTTGFTVNLIPHTLQETRFGELRVGDHVNLEMDVLVKAVRTGDMTLLPRLDPGAADAGTAAAAGASGLTMDQLLAKGAWRPRSRKRTGD, encoded by the coding sequence ATGTTCACCGGCCTGATCCGCGAAATCGGCACCCTCGGCGGCACGAGCCCCGCCGGCGGCGCCGTGCGCCTGGACATCACCGCGCCCCTGACCGCGGAGCGGTTGGCGGTGGGCGACAGCGTGGCGGTCGACGGCATCTGCCTGACGGTGACACGGGTGCGCGGCCGGAGCTTCTCGGTCGCGGCGGTGGGGGAGACCCGGCGCCTGACCACCCTGGGCACGTGGCGCCGCGGCCGTCGGCTGCACCTCGAGCCGGCCCTGCGCGTGGGCGACGCCCTCGACGGGCACCTGATGCAGGGGCACGTGGACGGGGTCGGTCGCGTGACGGGGCTGCGCCGCAGCGGCGGTGGCCTTGCCGTGACGGTGGCGGCGGACGCCGCCCAGCGCCGCTTCCTGACGCCCAAGGGCTCGGTCGGCGTCGACGGCGTGAGCCTGACGGTCGACGAGGGGCCGTTCACGACCGGCTTCACCGTGAACCTGATCCCGCACACCCTGCAGGAGACCCGCTTCGGCGAGCTGCGGGTGGGCGACCACGTGAATCTCGAGATGGACGTGCTGGTCAAGGCGGTGCGCACCGGGGACATGACCCTGCTGCCGCGCCTGGACCCCGGCGCGGCCGACGCCGGGACCGCCGCCGCGGCCGGGGCGTCCGGCCTGACCATGGACCAGCTGCTGGCCAAGGGCGCCTGGCGCCCGCGGTCGCGCAAGCGGACAGGGGACTGA
- the ribD gene encoding bifunctional diaminohydroxyphosphoribosylaminopyrimidine deaminase/5-amino-6-(5-phosphoribosylamino)uracil reductase RibD has product MAATPETPRERPAPDASGDGRWMDEALALARGAASRTWPNPPVGAVVVRDGVVVGRGAHEGAGTPHAEPIALAEAGDRARGATLYVTLEPCNHQGRTPPCAPAVAASGVTRVVVAMRDPNPAVIGGGCRHLRDRGIRVDCGLRAAAALDLVWPFVTTDNFARPYVELKTAHSLDGWFAPDAVLRESDAPFYLTGEVARHDVHRRRRRVDLVVVGEETVAADRPRLDGRLAAAESDVPNEDPVAAYVDTDLSWAGGFARDEYVVFAGETARESAARARIEADGGRVIFCRESAGRVDPADLVARAGAAGFLAIMVEGGARLAAAFLRAGVVDRWLRYQAPVVLGGGVGWPDGFLPAGAVDRSFRLTSTTRLGPDLLTIHDRRDFAAVLARVTL; this is encoded by the coding sequence ATGGCCGCGACACCCGAAACCCCCCGCGAACGACCCGCCCCGGACGCGTCCGGCGACGGACGCTGGATGGACGAGGCCCTCGCCCTGGCGCGTGGGGCCGCGAGCCGCACCTGGCCCAACCCGCCGGTGGGGGCGGTGGTCGTGCGGGACGGCGTGGTCGTCGGTCGGGGCGCCCACGAGGGGGCCGGCACGCCCCACGCCGAGCCGATCGCCCTGGCCGAGGCCGGCGACCGGGCCCGCGGCGCCACGCTCTACGTCACCCTAGAACCGTGCAACCACCAGGGGCGGACCCCGCCCTGCGCGCCGGCCGTCGCCGCCAGCGGCGTCACGCGGGTCGTGGTGGCCATGCGCGACCCCAACCCGGCCGTCATCGGCGGCGGCTGCCGCCACCTGCGCGACCGCGGCATCAGGGTCGACTGCGGCCTGCGCGCCGCCGCGGCCCTCGACCTGGTCTGGCCCTTCGTGACGACCGACAACTTCGCCCGGCCCTACGTCGAGCTCAAGACGGCGCACAGCCTCGACGGGTGGTTCGCGCCGGATGCGGTCCTGCGCGAGTCGGACGCGCCGTTCTACCTCACGGGCGAGGTGGCGCGCCACGACGTGCACCGCCGGCGCCGCCGCGTCGACCTGGTCGTGGTCGGCGAGGAGACCGTGGCCGCCGACCGGCCGCGCCTCGACGGGCGCCTGGCCGCCGCCGAGTCCGACGTGCCGAACGAGGATCCGGTCGCCGCCTACGTCGACACCGACCTGAGCTGGGCGGGGGGCTTCGCGCGCGACGAGTACGTCGTCTTCGCCGGCGAGACCGCGCGCGAGAGCGCGGCCCGCGCGCGCATCGAGGCCGACGGCGGCCGCGTGATCTTCTGCCGCGAGTCCGCCGGGCGGGTCGACCCCGCCGACCTGGTCGCCCGGGCGGGCGCGGCCGGTTTCCTGGCGATCATGGTCGAGGGCGGCGCGCGGCTGGCGGCCGCCTTCCTGCGCGCCGGCGTCGTCGACCGCTGGCTGCGCTACCAGGCCCCCGTGGTGCTCGGCGGCGGCGTGGGCTGGCCGGACGGCTTCCTCCCCGCGGGCGCCGTCGACCGGTCGTTCCGCCTGACGTCGACGACCCGGCTGGGTCCGGACCTGCTCACCATCCACGACCGTCGGGACTTCGCCGCCGTGCTGGCGCGGGTCACCCTGTAG